In a genomic window of Tissierella sp. Yu-01:
- the recO gene encoding DNA repair protein RecO yields the protein MLKTEGIVIGETRYKDTSKIINLYTRKLGKISVMAQGAIKPKSQLLATTQPFSYSEFQLRKGRNFYYILQADLLNSFYPIRDNMERIGYGFYMLELLNKSTPDEEENEKLFLLLKKGLEVLSSLDKEFLKFIVAYELKYISFLGYRPYIDRCVVCNEELKENMKFSKNLGGVLCPKCFTNDITSYKINKSFIYSLSDLLYAPLEELDSKAINDQLLKYIHDVLVDYILFNIDRKEFKSINLINSMG from the coding sequence ATGTTGAAAACTGAAGGTATCGTCATCGGTGAGACTAGGTATAAAGATACTAGTAAAATAATTAATTTATATACTAGAAAATTGGGTAAGATATCTGTTATGGCTCAAGGTGCCATTAAACCTAAGTCTCAGTTACTAGCAACGACTCAACCTTTTTCATATTCTGAGTTTCAACTTCGCAAAGGAAGGAATTTCTATTATATTTTACAAGCAGATTTATTGAATTCTTTTTATCCTATTAGGGACAACATGGAAAGGATTGGTTATGGGTTTTATATGTTGGAGTTACTAAATAAATCCACACCCGATGAAGAAGAGAATGAAAAGTTATTCCTACTATTGAAAAAGGGCCTTGAAGTACTGTCTAGCTTGGATAAAGAATTTTTAAAATTTATCGTGGCTTATGAATTAAAATATATATCTTTTTTAGGATATAGGCCATATATAGATAGATGTGTAGTTTGTAACGAAGAATTAAAGGAGAATATGAAATTTAGTAAAAACTTAGGTGGAGTACTTTGCCCTAAATGTTTCACTAATGACATTACATCCTATAAAATTAATAAGAGCTTTATATACTCTTTAAGTGACTTATTATATGCACCACTTGAAGAATTAGATAGTAAAGCTATCAATGACCAATTACTTAAATATATTCATGATGTACTTGTTGATTATATATTATTCAATATTGATAGAAAAGAATTTAAATCTATAAATCTTATAAATTCAATGGGATAA
- a CDS encoding DUF3048 domain-containing protein, with product MKKLLFIIIIAMITLTGCKKDKGEPTIVQVDKEESEGTEKTDEIEEPIDAPVQKGIPSPLSGIYAAEELVNQRIVAVMFDNHPRARWQAGLKDAEIVFEFPVEAPYTRYLGLYLINSPESIGPIRSSRPYFVTKVLEFDAVYARVGGSEQAKADIRKFKIADIDGLTSSSKVFWRKSHKKAPNNLYSSIEVIRETQKERGYNLTGSYEGFKFYTADTNIEGYTANSVLINYIQNNTTKYVYDSDKKVYNREKDGKLHIDESDESVITAKNIIIQEAKIRVIDNEGRLDVGLVGEGNGKYITNGVGMDIKWKKDSRDSKTYYYDINGNEIQLNPGNTWIQIVDINPSIIIE from the coding sequence TTGAAAAAATTACTTTTTATAATTATAATTGCAATGATTACATTAACAGGTTGTAAAAAAGATAAAGGTGAGCCAACAATAGTTCAAGTTGATAAAGAAGAATCTGAAGGTACTGAAAAAACAGATGAGATAGAAGAGCCAATTGATGCTCCAGTCCAGAAAGGAATACCATCACCATTAAGTGGTATTTATGCTGCAGAAGAATTAGTAAATCAGAGAATTGTAGCAGTAATGTTTGATAATCACCCAAGAGCCAGATGGCAAGCTGGACTTAAAGATGCAGAGATAGTATTTGAATTTCCAGTTGAAGCACCTTATACAAGATACTTAGGCTTATATTTGATTAATAGCCCAGAATCAATAGGACCAATTAGGAGCTCCAGACCATACTTTGTTACTAAAGTATTAGAGTTTGATGCAGTATATGCAAGAGTAGGGGGAAGTGAACAGGCAAAAGCAGATATAAGAAAGTTTAAAATTGCAGATATTGATGGATTAACAAGTTCAAGTAAGGTATTTTGGAGAAAATCACATAAAAAAGCACCTAATAATTTATATTCAAGTATAGAAGTAATTAGAGAAACTCAAAAGGAAAGAGGTTATAACCTTACTGGTTCTTATGAAGGATTTAAATTTTATACAGCGGATACAAATATTGAAGGATATACTGCAAATTCAGTATTAATAAACTATATTCAAAATAATACAACTAAATATGTTTATGATTCAGATAAAAAAGTATATAATAGAGAGAAAGATGGTAAATTACATATAGACGAATCTGATGAATCTGTAATTACCGCAAAAAATATAATTATCCAAGAAGCAAAAATAAGAGTAATTGATAATGAAGGAAGATTAGATGTAGGTTTAGTTGGTGAAGGAAATGGTAAATATATTACTAACGGTGTTGGAATGGATATAAAGTGGAAAAAAGATTCTAGGGATTCAAAAACATATTATTATGATATTAATGGCAACGAAATACAATTAAATCCTGGAAATACATGGATTCAAATAGTTGATATTAATCCATCAATAATAATTGAATAG
- a CDS encoding cytidine deaminase, translated as MNNKELIKKALDAKKRAYVPYSHFHVGAALITGDDKVYTGCNIEIASYSPTLCAERTAIFKAISEGSTEIKTIAVVGDSNPTFPCGVCRQVIREFGKNAKIIIANSEDDYKEYTIDDLLPHSFGPEDLDNAKKD; from the coding sequence ATGAATAATAAAGAATTAATAAAAAAAGCATTAGATGCTAAGAAAAGAGCATATGTACCTTATTCACATTTTCATGTAGGAGCAGCATTAATCACTGGAGATGACAAAGTTTATACTGGCTGTAATATTGAAATTGCATCATATTCTCCTACACTATGTGCTGAAAGAACTGCAATTTTTAAAGCAATTTCTGAAGGTAGTACAGAAATAAAGACTATAGCAGTTGTAGGTGATTCAAATCCAACATTTCCATGTGGTGTATGTAGACAAGTAATAAGGGAATTTGGGAAAAACGCTAAAATTATTATAGCTAATTCAGAAGATGATTATAAAGAATATACAATTGATGATCTTTTACCACATAGCTTTGGTCCTGAAGATTTAGATAATGCAAAAAAAGATTAA
- the glyS gene encoding glycine--tRNA ligase subunit beta has product MNKNYLLEIGVEELPARFISDVISQMKNNAVELLKNNRVNYSNIEVYSTPRRLTLFIYGLEDTQNTVEENVKGPSKKISYNEDGEPSKALLGFMKGQGIDINSIFVDDVNGEEYVFAKVIKKNKSLEETLSSSMADFIKRISVPKAMRWGGKNLRFARPIRWLVSLLDDKVIPFDLEGIVASNVTRGHRVLGKNEIIIDHVDNYIKLLKDNFVIVDQKERKEIIKYGSERLVKEKGGTIQQDEDLLDEITNIVEYPTPIIGRIKEEYLNLPIDVITTPMKEHQRYFPVVDDKNRLLPYFITVRNGNDDFSDIVVKGNEKVLGARLEDAKFFYKDDISQPLENYVEKLKHITFQEKLGSLYNKTKRLQKLAAKLGQYLEVGEETEKNIDRAAFLSKADLVTKMVSEFTELQGKMGMEYASKSGENEIVSLAIFEQYLPRYSGDQLPTTTSGAILSIADKLDSIAGLFAIGIQPTGSQDPFALRRSALGIINIILEKQLNLSLGELVDFALYIYVDENGLAFDYNKVKSEITDFFIGRIKNMFLDMGIRYDIIDAVISTKTDDVYDMKIRAQKLNEWLKIDDVHDILTAFNRVSTLATKAVSDEVKRDLLTEDEISLYDSFNNIEEKTILLIEKKEYDKALDLLTTLKDPIDNFFEKVMVMVEDEELKKNRLGLLKKIYDIMMRVCDLSQIVEK; this is encoded by the coding sequence ATGAATAAGAATTATTTACTTGAAATTGGAGTTGAAGAATTACCAGCTAGATTTATTTCAGATGTTATAAGTCAAATGAAGAATAATGCTGTAGAATTATTAAAAAATAATAGAGTAAACTATTCCAATATTGAGGTTTATTCTACTCCAAGAAGACTTACACTATTTATATATGGATTAGAGGATACACAAAATACTGTAGAAGAAAACGTAAAGGGTCCATCTAAGAAAATATCATACAATGAGGACGGAGAACCATCAAAAGCACTTCTTGGATTTATGAAAGGCCAAGGAATAGATATCAATTCCATATTTGTTGATGATGTTAATGGCGAAGAATATGTATTTGCAAAAGTAATTAAGAAAAATAAATCTTTAGAAGAAACCCTTTCATCAAGTATGGCAGATTTTATAAAAAGAATTAGTGTCCCTAAAGCAATGAGATGGGGAGGTAAGAATTTAAGATTTGCAAGACCTATTAGATGGTTAGTTTCATTACTTGATGATAAGGTGATTCCTTTCGACTTAGAAGGGATTGTAGCATCTAATGTTACAAGAGGTCATAGGGTTTTAGGTAAGAACGAGATAATTATAGATCATGTTGATAACTATATTAAGCTCTTAAAAGACAATTTTGTTATTGTAGATCAAAAAGAACGTAAAGAAATTATTAAATATGGTTCAGAGAGGTTAGTAAAAGAAAAAGGTGGAACAATCCAACAGGATGAGGACCTATTAGATGAGATTACTAATATAGTAGAGTATCCTACTCCTATTATAGGAAGAATTAAAGAGGAGTATCTAAACCTTCCTATTGATGTAATAACAACTCCTATGAAGGAGCATCAAAGATATTTTCCTGTCGTCGATGATAAGAATAGATTATTACCATACTTTATTACTGTTAGAAATGGGAATGATGATTTTTCAGATATAGTTGTAAAAGGCAACGAAAAGGTTCTTGGAGCAAGGCTTGAAGATGCTAAATTTTTCTATAAGGACGATATAAGCCAACCTTTAGAGAACTATGTTGAAAAATTAAAACATATAACATTTCAAGAAAAATTAGGTAGCCTCTATAATAAAACGAAGAGACTTCAGAAACTGGCAGCCAAACTTGGGCAATATCTAGAAGTTGGTGAAGAAACTGAAAAGAATATTGATAGAGCAGCTTTTCTATCAAAAGCTGACTTAGTTACTAAAATGGTAAGTGAATTTACAGAATTACAAGGTAAAATGGGGATGGAATATGCAAGTAAGTCTGGTGAAAATGAAATAGTCAGCTTAGCTATCTTTGAACAATATTTACCGAGATATTCTGGTGACCAGTTACCAACCACTACTTCAGGTGCAATTTTATCTATCGCTGATAAGCTAGACTCTATTGCAGGATTATTTGCAATAGGAATTCAGCCAACAGGTTCACAAGATCCATTTGCTTTAAGAAGAAGTGCGCTAGGCATAATTAACATAATATTGGAGAAGCAGCTAAATCTATCATTAGGTGAATTAGTCGACTTTGCACTTTATATATATGTAGATGAGAATGGTTTGGCATTTGATTATAACAAAGTTAAATCAGAGATCACGGACTTCTTTATAGGCAGAATTAAAAATATGTTCCTTGATATGGGCATTAGATATGACATAATAGATGCTGTAATAAGCACTAAAACAGACGATGTTTATGACATGAAAATTAGAGCTCAGAAATTAAATGAATGGTTAAAGATAGATGATGTTCATGATATACTGACAGCCTTTAATAGAGTGTCAACACTTGCTACAAAAGCTGTATCAGATGAAGTTAAGCGAGATTTGCTAACTGAAGATGAAATTAGCTTATATGATAGTTTCAATAATATTGAAGAAAAGACTATTTTATTAATTGAAAAGAAGGAATATGATAAGGCCTTAGATTTATTAACTACACTAAAGGATCCTATTGATAACTTCTTTGAGAAAGTAATGGTTATGGTAGAAGATGAAGAGTTAAAGAAAAACAGATTAGGATTACTTAAGAAGATTTATGATATAATGATGAGGGTATGTGATTTATCACAAATTGTAGAAAAATAG
- a CDS encoding diacylglycerol kinase, producing the protein MKINRIIESFNHAVNGIIWAIKSEKNLKVHYIIAILILGLSLFYDFSRLEFLSLLFAVSLVLISEMLNTAIEKTIDLVTDEFHPLAKIAKDVSAGAVLIAAVNSIVVGYLLFFDRLNTFTNQIIYKIHNSEVHLTFIAILLVVLFTIGLKAKYFKGKGTHFQGGTVSGHAALSFCIATIISTLASHILITTLAYVLAILVAESRIEGKIHTFIEVFNGGLLGTLIGILIFQIIG; encoded by the coding sequence ATGAAGATTAATAGAATTATTGAAAGTTTTAATCATGCTGTTAATGGAATCATTTGGGCAATTAAGTCTGAAAAAAACTTAAAAGTTCACTATATAATAGCAATTCTAATTTTGGGGCTGAGTTTGTTTTATGATTTTTCAAGATTAGAGTTCTTGTCATTGCTATTTGCAGTATCCTTAGTTCTTATTTCAGAAATGTTAAACACTGCAATAGAAAAAACAATAGACTTAGTTACTGATGAATTCCACCCTTTAGCTAAAATAGCTAAGGATGTATCTGCAGGCGCCGTATTAATTGCTGCAGTAAACTCAATAGTAGTTGGATATCTACTTTTTTTTGATAGATTAAACACATTCACTAATCAGATTATATATAAAATTCACAATTCAGAAGTACATCTTACTTTCATAGCTATATTACTCGTAGTATTATTTACTATTGGCTTAAAGGCAAAATATTTTAAGGGCAAAGGTACACATTTTCAAGGAGGTACTGTTAGCGGACATGCAGCCTTATCATTTTGCATAGCTACAATCATTTCAACTTTAGCAAGTCATATACTGATAACAACTCTAGCTTATGTTTTAGCTATTCTTGTTGCAGAAAGTAGGATAGAAGGAAAAATACATACATTTATTGAGGTTTTTAATGGCGGATTACTAGGGACATTAATAGGAATTCTAATATTTCAAATCATCGGATAA
- a CDS encoding helix-turn-helix transcriptional regulator produces MQLSERQEKIIQIVKDNQPITSEAIAAKLKLTRATLRPDLAILTMVGILDARPKVGYFMTGKTKLSYVSDTIKDIYVKDVMSVPVVLEEETTLYDAIVFMFLEDVGSIYITNGGFLTGVVSRKDLLRNAIGGSDLHKVPVGVIMTRMPNVIYITQEDSILSAAIKIIEHEIDGLPVVEEVDGGKNLKVIGRISKTTITRLFVELGNNL; encoded by the coding sequence ATCCAATTAAGCGAACGACAAGAAAAGATTATACAGATAGTAAAGGATAATCAGCCTATAACAAGTGAAGCGATTGCGGCAAAATTGAAATTAACAAGAGCAACACTAAGGCCTGATCTAGCCATTTTAACAATGGTGGGTATTTTAGATGCAAGACCAAAAGTGGGTTACTTTATGACTGGAAAGACTAAATTATCATATGTTTCCGATACGATAAAAGATATTTATGTAAAGGATGTAATGTCAGTTCCGGTAGTCCTTGAAGAAGAAACCACTTTGTATGATGCTATAGTATTTATGTTTCTAGAAGATGTTGGGTCTATATATATAACGAATGGTGGATTTTTAACAGGAGTGGTATCTAGAAAAGATTTGCTTAGAAATGCTATCGGTGGTTCGGACTTACATAAGGTTCCAGTTGGAGTTATAATGACCAGAATGCCAAATGTAATTTATATTACTCAAGAAGATAGCATACTAAGTGCTGCTATTAAAATCATAGAGCATGAAATTGATGGTTTGCCTGTAGTTGAGGAAGTAGATGGAGGAAAGAACCTAAAAGTAATTGGAAGAATATCTAAAACTACAATTACTAGGCTATTTGTTGAACTAGGAAATAATTTATAG
- the glyQ gene encoding glycine--tRNA ligase subunit alpha: protein MLFQDLMLKLLNYWGEKGCLIMEPYDVEKGAGTMNPHTFLRALGPEPWKVVYVEPSRRPADARYGENPNRLYQHHQLQVILKPSPDNVQDLYLESLKAIGIDPSKHDIRFVEDNWESPTLGAWGLGWEVWLDGMEVTQYTYFQQVGGIDCDLESAELTYGLERIAMYLQDVDNVFDIKWNENFTYGDIFNKAEYEHSVYSFEKADIDVLKGLFNTYEEEAKKIISDNLVLPGYDYVLKCSHVFNVLDARGAISVSERTHYISRVRNLAKAVASAYLEQRKEMGFPLLKKESEIDE, encoded by the coding sequence ATGTTATTTCAGGATTTAATGCTGAAATTACTTAACTATTGGGGAGAAAAGGGCTGTTTAATTATGGAGCCTTATGATGTTGAAAAAGGAGCAGGAACTATGAATCCTCATACATTCCTTAGAGCTTTAGGTCCTGAACCTTGGAAGGTAGTCTACGTTGAGCCTTCTAGACGACCAGCAGATGCAAGATATGGAGAGAATCCAAATAGATTATATCAACATCACCAACTGCAGGTAATATTGAAACCATCACCTGATAATGTACAAGACTTATATCTAGAGAGTCTTAAGGCCATAGGAATAGATCCTTCTAAACATGATATAAGATTTGTTGAGGATAATTGGGAATCTCCAACATTAGGTGCTTGGGGACTTGGATGGGAAGTTTGGTTAGATGGTATGGAAGTTACACAATATACATATTTTCAACAAGTAGGTGGAATTGATTGCGATTTAGAATCTGCAGAACTTACTTATGGACTTGAAAGAATAGCTATGTATTTACAAGATGTAGATAACGTATTTGATATAAAATGGAATGAGAATTTTACTTATGGTGATATATTTAATAAAGCAGAATATGAACATTCTGTTTATAGTTTTGAAAAAGCGGATATTGATGTTCTAAAGGGATTGTTTAATACTTACGAGGAAGAAGCTAAAAAGATTATATCTGATAATTTAGTTTTACCTGGTTATGATTATGTATTAAAATGCTCTCATGTTTTCAATGTATTAGATGCAAGAGGGGCAATTTCTGTATCAGAAAGAACACATTATATATCAAGAGTGAGAAATCTAGCTAAAGCTGTTGCATCAGCTTATTTAGAACAAAGAAAAGAAATGGGTTTTCCTTTATTAAAAAAGGAGAGTGAAATAGATGAATAA
- the era gene encoding GTPase Era, protein MYKSGFVTVIGRPNVGKSTLLNKVIGEKISIISDKPQTTRNKIQMVYTEDNFQVVFLDTPGIQMPKNILGEYMLKISNSTLEEVDVVTFMVDESIEIGKLDNYILEHLKNITTPIVLLINKIDKLSSEDLAKLIQKYDNMEMFKEIIPISAMNNDNIDRYINVLKNMLPEGPQYFPEDMITDQPEKFIIAEIIREKALLNLDEEVPHGIAVGIEGIKERNDKDIIDVFATIYCEKESHKGIVIGKNGKMLKEIGKSSREDIESLLGSKINLQIWVKVEKNWRERDNKVKYFGYK, encoded by the coding sequence ATGTATAAATCAGGGTTTGTTACAGTGATAGGAAGACCTAATGTAGGGAAATCAACATTATTAAATAAGGTTATTGGTGAGAAGATTTCTATAATTTCAGATAAACCACAAACTACTAGAAACAAGATACAAATGGTATATACCGAGGATAATTTTCAAGTCGTTTTTTTAGATACACCAGGGATACAAATGCCCAAAAATATACTTGGCGAATATATGCTAAAGATATCAAATAGTACTTTGGAAGAAGTAGATGTAGTTACTTTCATGGTTGATGAAAGTATTGAAATTGGTAAACTTGATAATTATATCTTGGAACATCTAAAAAACATAACAACACCAATAGTGTTGTTAATTAATAAAATTGATAAACTATCAAGCGAAGATTTGGCAAAATTAATTCAAAAATATGATAATATGGAAATGTTTAAAGAGATTATTCCTATCTCAGCAATGAACAACGATAATATTGATAGATATATTAATGTATTGAAGAATATGCTTCCAGAAGGCCCACAATATTTCCCTGAGGATATGATCACAGATCAGCCTGAAAAGTTTATAATAGCTGAAATAATAAGAGAAAAGGCTTTATTAAACTTAGATGAAGAGGTTCCTCATGGAATTGCTGTAGGCATTGAAGGAATAAAAGAAAGAAATGATAAGGACATAATTGATGTCTTTGCTACAATTTATTGTGAAAAGGAATCACATAAAGGTATAGTCATTGGAAAAAACGGAAAAATGCTTAAGGAAATAGGCAAAAGTTCAAGAGAAGACATTGAGAGTTTGTTAGGAAGCAAAATAAATTTACAGATATGGGTTAAGGTTGAAAAAAACTGGAGAGAAAGGGATAATAAGGTAAAATACTTTGGATATAAATAA
- the ybeY gene encoding rRNA maturation RNase YbeY, with the protein MYYDIDNRQDKYKITEEMEELVEKVIREALNVEGKSKDYEVSVSFVDNNEIKTLNRDYRGVDNETDVLSFPIEDEFDFSTPILGDIIISLEKADEQAKEYGHTLEREVAYLTAHSMFHLMGYDHMNDEEKNIMRNKEKQVMRNLKIFKNI; encoded by the coding sequence ATGTACTATGATATAGATAACAGACAAGATAAATATAAAATTACCGAAGAGATGGAAGAGTTAGTTGAAAAAGTTATCAGGGAAGCACTAAATGTAGAAGGTAAAAGTAAAGATTATGAAGTTAGTGTTTCTTTTGTAGATAATAATGAGATCAAGACTTTGAACAGAGATTATAGAGGTGTAGATAATGAAACAGATGTCCTATCATTTCCTATTGAGGATGAATTTGATTTTTCAACTCCAATCTTAGGTGATATTATAATCTCCTTGGAAAAGGCTGATGAACAAGCAAAAGAATATGGACATACTCTTGAAAGGGAAGTTGCTTACTTAACCGCCCATAGTATGTTTCATTTAATGGGCTATGACCATATGAATGATGAGGAAAAAAACATTATGCGTAACAAAGAAAAGCAAGTAATGAGAAATCTTAAAATATTTAAAAATATTTAG
- a CDS encoding deoxyguanosinetriphosphate triphosphohydrolase has product MNLRVQHEEFEKKSLSPYATLSNNSKGRNNPEKKCDIRTDFQRDRDRIIHSKSFRRLKHKTQVFIAPEGDHFRTRLTHTLEVSQIGRTLARALNLNEDLIEAMALGHDLGHTPFGHTGERVLNELHPNGFKHNEQSIRVVDILEHKDGKIGLNLTYEVREGILNHTGHRISETLEGKILKFADRIAYINHDIDDAIRGHIIKQSDLPKDCISILGSTHGERINNMILDIIENSINTNSIKMSSEVGEKTNKLRTFMFENVYLNKNAKSEEDKAEYIITELYKYYYKNKEKLPEEHIMVYEDIEASLEDIICDYIAGMTDRYVINLFNYIFIPKRWEIF; this is encoded by the coding sequence ATGAATCTAAGAGTACAACATGAAGAATTTGAGAAAAAAAGTTTATCTCCCTATGCAACTTTGAGTAATAATTCTAAGGGTAGAAATAATCCAGAGAAAAAATGTGATATCAGAACTGATTTTCAAAGGGATAGAGATAGAATAATTCATTCGAAGTCCTTCAGAAGATTAAAACATAAAACTCAAGTGTTTATTGCACCTGAAGGAGATCACTTTAGAACTAGGCTTACCCATACTCTGGAGGTATCTCAAATAGGAAGAACACTTGCAAGAGCCTTGAACCTTAATGAAGACCTTATAGAAGCTATGGCTTTAGGTCATGATTTAGGACATACTCCCTTTGGACATACTGGGGAAAGGGTATTAAATGAATTACATCCCAATGGATTTAAACATAATGAACAAAGTATCAGGGTTGTTGATATTCTTGAACATAAAGATGGTAAAATAGGACTTAATTTAACCTATGAGGTTAGAGAAGGAATTTTAAATCACACAGGTCATAGAATTAGTGAAACTTTAGAAGGAAAAATATTAAAGTTTGCTGATAGAATTGCTTATATAAATCATGATATAGACGATGCAATAAGGGGTCATATAATTAAACAATCTGATTTGCCAAAAGATTGTATCAGTATCTTGGGTTCTACTCATGGAGAGAGAATTAACAATATGATTCTTGATATTATAGAAAATAGCATTAATACAAATTCTATAAAGATGAGTAGTGAAGTTGGCGAGAAAACTAACAAATTAAGAACATTTATGTTTGAAAATGTATATCTTAATAAAAATGCTAAATCTGAGGAGGATAAAGCAGAATATATAATAACTGAATTATATAAGTATTATTATAAAAATAAAGAAAAACTCCCTGAGGAACACATAATGGTATATGAAGATATTGAAGCTAGCTTAGAAGACATTATATGTGATTATATAGCTGGAATGACTGATAGATATGTAATAAATTTATTCAATTATATTTTTATCCCTAAACGTTGGGAAATATTTTAA
- a CDS encoding pyruvate, water dikinase regulatory protein: protein MNSHLTIYILSDSIGETGELIARAAVRQFKSDKYEIKKFPFIKGKDKIKEILLDAKNELSIIIYTTVNEENRDFIEELGIEYNIPTIDVMTPPLNAFESVLGYPPKREAGLIRRLDENYFKKVEAVEFTVKYDDGKDPRGVKKADICLVGVSRTSKTPLSMYLAHKNFKVANIPLVPEVPVSKEIFEKDNKRVFGLIADPDKLIEIRKERLKALGLDYTANYANVERIKQEIEYSKSIMEKLGCTVIDVSTRAIEETATIIIEHMSRNFGDNMF from the coding sequence ATGAATAGCCATTTAACTATATATATTTTATCAGACTCCATTGGTGAAACTGGTGAACTAATAGCTAGAGCTGCTGTTAGACAATTTAAATCGGATAAATACGAAATAAAGAAATTTCCTTTTATAAAAGGAAAAGATAAGATTAAAGAAATACTATTGGATGCAAAGAATGAACTTAGCATCATAATATATACTACAGTTAATGAGGAAAATAGAGATTTTATCGAAGAATTGGGTATAGAATATAATATACCAACGATTGATGTTATGACTCCACCATTAAATGCCTTTGAAAGTGTTCTTGGTTATCCACCTAAACGTGAAGCTGGATTAATAAGACGTCTTGATGAGAATTATTTCAAAAAGGTAGAGGCTGTAGAATTTACTGTTAAATACGATGATGGAAAAGATCCAAGAGGTGTTAAGAAAGCAGATATTTGTTTAGTAGGGGTGTCTAGAACATCTAAAACCCCATTAAGTATGTATCTGGCACATAAGAATTTTAAAGTAGCAAATATTCCTTTAGTTCCAGAAGTACCTGTTTCCAAAGAAATATTTGAGAAGGATAATAAAAGAGTATTTGGATTAATAGCTGATCCTGATAAATTAATTGAAATAAGAAAAGAGAGACTTAAAGCCCTTGGATTAGATTATACAGCGAATTACGCTAATGTTGAAAGAATTAAACAGGAAATTGAATATTCTAAGAGTATTATGGAAAAATTAGGTTGCACAGTTATCGATGTGTCGACCAGAGCAATTGAAGAAACAGCAACAATCATTATAGAACATATGTCTAGGAACTTTGGAGATAATATGTTTTAA